ATTACAGCAGGTATTATTAAAATACCCAGCAGCCCGTACCATGAAAAATCCTCATCCGGAAAAGGTTTACCAGAAAGGTTAACCGGATAAAGCGCCCCCGTTGAGTTGTGATTACCCAGCATCTTATCATGGAATCCGGTTAGCAGATTTCCGCCAAGTTCTTCAGGCAGGTCAATTGCTTGTAAAACATACCTGCCTGCATTTATAGCGCCTCCTGCCAACCCATCTTGATTTATGTGCTGCTCTACACCAGCCCTTTCTCCCCAAATGCTGCCATAATTATTTAAATTGTTGTTCCAGAATACCATCAAACAAAAGATCAGCCCTAATGGTAATAAGAAAGATATTTTAGATAGAAATCTTCGTCCGGCCACTAAACGTTGGAAATAGGGAAGGAAAGTGGCCAGATTGAGTATCAGCGAAATCCCGATCTTATCGGGACGAATATTTCTTATTGTAAACAACATTTTTTTTATCCTGTACTCTTTTATCAATAACAGTGCATAGAAAAATAAAAATGGGACTAAAAATCCTAAGAAGTAGGCTTTTACAGATAATCCGAATAATAAGGCGACAACAATGATATAAAAATTAGAATATTTTTTAGTAGAGTAAAAGTTAAGTGCAGCAAGGAAACATACAACCACAACAGCAGCCACAGGAATATCATTTTTTGTAGTCACAGCCTGCAGGATGAGTCCTGACAGAGAAGCGATAATGAAAGAGGTGGTTAAGCTTAAATTGGCATTATTGAAAATCTTCCTTACCAGTCCGAAGGTGCCTGCTATCACTGCCGTATAGCTCAAAAAGCTAAAAACAGCAAGGCCAAAGTCTGAATAGAATCTTAAAAATAGAAAGGACAAAATATCATATCCCCAGGGATGCATTACTTGCCGGTAAGTGCTGAAGTTTTTTAAAAACAAGCTTCCTTCTTCCTGGAACAACAGTACTCTTGCCAGGTTGTAAGTCAAGGCATCCCAGTTGCCGGGAGGCAAAAGAAAGGATTGTAAAAAAAGATAGCTTGAGACTGAAACTAAAATGAATGATATGGCCTTATTTGTCTTGCAAAATTGAACAGACTCTTTGAATGAGTCGAAAATGATCTGTTTATTCTTCCGGATCTGAAAAAATGAAAAAGCCAGAATACCAAAGTCAAAGAAATAATAATATTGATGGATTCTTAATAGAAAGAACAACTGGATGGATAAAGAATAAGTTGCAAAAATTAATATAATGGAGTAAACATATGATTCAGGTGTGGTGTATTTTTTTTTTCTTAGAAGAGAAAAAACGGCAAGGATAGCTATGAATATTTCAAAGATGACCAAGGATGATAGAAATAGGTTCATTAGGAATTTAATTCAATAGTAATTCAATAGTAATTTGATGGTCATACAATGGTTATACAATGGTTATACAATTGATCAAGTAAAAAGTAAAAAGTAAAAAGTAAAAAAAAAGTAAAAAACTATTGACAACTGAATTACAACTGAATTAACAACTGAATTACAGCCGAATGAAAGCAAACAATTGAGGAGTATAATTGAGTGTCATAATTACTATTACTTTTGCAACTAAGTACTAGTCATTCTTCAATAATTATGCCTTCCAATCCTTCTGTCATAAAAGAGTTTATTTTCCCTTTATCATCCTCAAAAATAAAATATGCTTCCAAGTCATCCCTGTGTTTTATAATTTCAATTGCTTTATCTTTACCCACCACCATGAATGCCGTAGCGAAAGCATCAGCGGTCATGCAATCTTCGGCAAATACGGATACGCTTAACAAATTGTGCTCTACAGGATATCCGGTTTTGGGGTCAATCGTGTGTGCGTATTTTAACCCTTCTTTGATATAATAATTACGGTAATTCCCGGAAGTAGCGATGGCTTTGTTATCAAGCTTGAAAGCCACCCTAAACCCCAAGCCCCCATCCCGCAATGCTGGCTCGATGTCCACTGGACATCGCCCTCCCCCCGAATCGGTGAATCGGTGAATCGATGAATCGGTGACTTGCCTCCCCCGTTTCTCCGTTTCTCCGTTTCTCCGTTTCTCCGATTCAGAGGGACTTGGGGGCATGGGGGGGCTGATGATGCCTATTGTCCAGACTTTTCCATCTTTATTTTTTCCCATGCAAGCTACCTCTCCCCCTATTTCTACGAGGTAGTTATCAATATTACGAGACCTTAAAAAAGCCGCTATTACATCTACACCATACCCTTTTGCTATGGCGCTAAAATCAAGCATGAAGCCAGGTTTGGGTTTACGAATTGACAGGCTATCGAAATATATGCTATCAAAGCACACGTATTGTAATAGAGAGTCCACAGCGTCACTATCGGGCATTTCTGCTTCTATAAATCCAAAACCCCAGGCATTGACAAGCGGCATCACCGTTGGATCAAAGGCGCCTTTAGTATAATGGAATACCTCGTAGCTTTTTTGCAGTACAGGATAAAAATAGGTTGATGAAAATTTGTGTATGGAGTCATTGTTATTAAATAGTGAGATCTCTGATTCGGCAATATAGGTGGATAAAGCATTATTGAAATCTACCAGTAACAAATCTATTTCTTTTTTAAAAATTGTTCCACTCTTTCCGAAATATTTTATGGAATAGTAGGTTCCCATAGTGGTTCCATTAATTCCAACAAGTTGTTTCCGTGATTTCCTGTAGTAGTAAACAATAACCATTATCAGGATCAGGACAATGGGGTAGATTTTGCTTTTGTGGGGGAATTTTGCCATGGGAGATAATTTATTGTATCGCCTGCCTGCCGCAGGCAGGGA
The DNA window shown above is from Cytophagales bacterium and carries:
- a CDS encoding FAD:protein FMN transferase encodes the protein MAKFPHKSKIYPIVLILIMVIVYYYRKSRKQLVGINGTTMGTYYSIKYFGKSGTIFKKEIDLLLVDFNNALSTYIAESEISLFNNNDSIHKFSSTYFYPVLQKSYEVFHYTKGAFDPTVMPLVNAWGFGFIEAEMPDSDAVDSLLQYVCFDSIYFDSLSIRKPKPGFMLDFSAIAKGYGVDVIAAFLRSRNIDNYLVEIGGEVACMGKNKDGKVWTIGIISPPMPPSPSESEKRRNGETEKRGRQVTDSSIHRFTDSGGGRCPVDIEPALRDGGLGFRVAFKLDNKAIATSGNYRNYYIKEGLKYAHTIDPKTGYPVEHNLLSVSVFAEDCMTADAFATAFMVVGKDKAIEIIKHRDDLEAYFIFEDDKGKINSFMTEGLEGIIIEE